From the genome of Solanum stenotomum isolate F172 chromosome 5, ASM1918654v1, whole genome shotgun sequence:
CAACTTCTTAAGCACAGGAAACATTCTAACTCCAAGTCTGTCTCTACCAACATTTCCTTTTGGTAACAATTGCACTTCCTTCCACTCAGTAAGGCTAGGCATATCCTCCAATAATAGTTCTTTGAGTAACGGAAACACTTGGATATTGGTGTTATTTCTACTTGATCCATTATCGTTACCATAAAATGTAGGTTCGATGTATTCCACCTTATGGAACCCTACCAGCTCAAGATGCTGAAGGAATTTCAGTTGACCAAGCGATGGAATTCCTTTGCACCTTTTGCAACCACTTAATTTCAACCTGACCAAATTTGGTAGAAACTCTTCACTGAACCATGAAGGAAATCTAGTCCCCATATATTCCACTACCGCTAAAGTTTTCAAGTTAGGATGCGGTTGAAGACCATCCAACACATACTCATCACTGGTCTCACATCCTTCTGGTTCATCATGGGACCACACATATTTCAGCTTGTAGATTTTTGGTTTCTCTTGTAGGTACGCTGTTTGAGCTACTTCTCTATTGCATACCAATTGGAGACCTTCAATCGTCAATTCACCTCTCAGGTTTTTCAAATGACCTATTTCTTCTATTCGACGGCCTTTCTCTGAACCCACTTTGAAAAACTGTAGGGTCTGAAGACAAGTCAATTTCCCCATGTTAAATGGCATCTGAAAATGCTTATTATCCATACACAGAGAATTGTAATAAACGTGTCTCAAACTAATCATATTTGCCATTTCATCTGGAAGCTCCTTCAGTAAAAAGCATTTACTAACTCTCAAAGTTTGCATACTGTACAGCTTGCAAATGGAGTTGGGCAAGGCTTTGATCCCACTGTAGGAGAGATCAAGATATCTCAAGTATACTAACTTGCCAATTGAGGCTGACAACTCCTTGATGCCTGATCTGGACAAAtttaaaactctcaagaactgAAAGCTAAATAGCACATCATTAGGTATATTGCTTCTCGAGAACAATGCGCACAAACGTCCTGGCTCATTTATCTTATCTATTTGATCAATTGGTGAGTCTGATCCAAAATATCGAACTTGAGAAGAAATTTCACCAACATCTCCTTTCGGATCAAATAGTTTAGATTTTAAGATATCTCCAGCCAAATCATGCACAAGATCATGCATCTTACCGTGTGTTATAACGTTGTGCTCATCTAGCTTAACATCTTGCAGCAAGGAATTTTGCAACAAGATTTGAAAAAACTTGTGCCCAACATCTTCCATCACAATGGTCTCTTGACATGGATGGAGAAAGCCTTCTGCCATCCAGAGTTGGATTAGTTGGtccttttcaaactcaaaatcttttGGAAACATTGCAAAGTAAGCAAAACATTTTTTCAGGTGCGGAGATGGTAGATAAACATAGCTgagttttagaatttttttaatgctATTTTCCCCAAGATCATCTTCATGTGCAACAAGGGCGTTGCTATCAAGAATTGCCTGCCATTCATGTTTTTCCTTGTTGCGTATGAGGCCTCCCAACACACCTGCTGCCAACGGTAGACCTTGACACATTTCAACAATCCTGTTCTCCATGATTACCATTTCCTCTGGAACTTCCCCATCAACAAACGCTCTTTGTTTGAAAATGGACCAACAATGATCATCTGCTAATTTTCCCAACAAATGAAGATCTACAGCTACTGTGGATGCCACCAGTTTCATACGAGTCGTCACAAGAATGCAGTTTCCTCTGGTTGTGTTTATTCCCTTCAAAGTGTCCAAGAACTCATGCCACAATGTTGGGTCAACACGCCACAAATCATCCAGGACAAGCAAATACTTTCTTCCTGCCAGTTCATCTCGGAGCTTCTTGACTATTATATCTCTACTCTGGACCTCAAGTTTCCTCTCTGTCAATGATTCGAGGATCAGTTCAAGAAAGCTTTTTGTTTCTGACATTTCAGGTAGACACAACCAAACTCTCTTTTCAAAGTGTTTCTCGATCTGCTCATCATTAAAAACTCTCTTAGCCACAGTTGTTTTCCCTAAACCCCCCATGCCCACTATGGGAATGGTGCACAGATCAATATCATCTCTCATGGTCAATATCTTCTCCTTTATTTCAGCAACATCCTTGTCTCTACCAACAACATCGGAAGCAACTACTACAGAATCTGTTTCTCGAATTGGTAGTATTTGCCGAGGAGGAACCATCAGTGATTGGAGACCAAGGTCATTGGCTAACTTATTGATAGCTCTCAACTCCtcattgatgttgttgatttttcGAGACATTCTTCTCTTAAAATCTGTATGAGAAAAGAAATCACTGACCTTTTTCATTGGGTTGTTTCGGATCTTCACTTGTCTTTTGAGAGATTCATACCTGAATTCATCAAACACATTTTCAGCATTTTCAGTAACTCTCTCAAGCATCTTGAGCCATTGTTCAACAACCTGATCTTCAACTTGTCGTCTTTCAGCATCATGAATGAAAGCTTGGATCAAGGATACATATTTTGTCAGTATTTCAAGATCTTTCTTGCAGTTCCTCAAACTTTTGACCTCCTCAATAGTGAGAGAAAGCAACTTTTCAAGCACAACTTGAACAGTTGCACCAATTACAGGATCAGCCATTGTTGTTTTTGCTCCCTCACAAAGTCTTCTTCCTCTGCACCAAAGTCTTCTTTAGTTACTAGAAAAATGAATGGTAGTAATGACTCCAACAATACAAGTATCTCTCAAACAGAAACATGGAGGAGTCAACACTTCTTACCTTTTATTGGTATATGTAGAAAATATTGTTTATGACTAGATACAATTCCATACGTATTTAATGATGTgacaaatatcaatttttaggaaaatactATGATTAAATGTTATTAAGGACATCTCTAACATTAAAAATGCTAGAAATTgaaatattgatttttatttttcgagtaTGTTTTCCTAAAAAGTTAGAACTTACGAGTTGTTAAATAAGTATcgaaatttttttttcctgCTAAAATGACTATGGAAGTACTGGACTTTCCCTTTCAAAACAATCATATATatcattcatatatatattatatatattagggaaaatgcataagtaccctccagcctatacccgaaatcccagagacacacctaacctttactaagatcctattaccccccgaacttattttatatgtaatattctacccctttttggcctacgtggcactatctttgtGGGCCCagtgcatgttgacatttttttcaagatagtgccacgtaggcagAAAAGGGGtaaaatattatagataaattatgttcaggggggtaataggaccttagtaaaggttaggtgtgtctctgagatttcgggcataggctgggggggtacttatgcattttccctatatattattataagtggaaagctcctaacttaaaagttgaattaccattctGCCCTTATTTTATCtctaaactaaataaaatattaatatataattaatttaatattaaataataattttatttaaattcatgCCTCTAGACACAATGGTTCAAATTCTTTGGGAAACAGTTACAATGACGAGGAAAGACCAAAAGTTCCATTTTCCTTAATAAATGTGTATATCAATTCTTCTTTatcaaaaaacaatttaaattttggcTTGGGACTTGTGTCAGTGACTATTTCTTATCACTGTTTGTTGTTAATAGAGAAAAGATATACAAGAAGTAGCAAAGACACTAAAGGTTATTTCTTTCATATTGaatctttatgttttttcttttttattactttatttgtttaatcttgaatttttttattgtattttaatatattttcttcaagttttttaTCTTGTTTTCATCAAATTGTGCTAATAATCTGTAATACAATTTGTCTGTATTGTTTAATTTTGTGTGGTTTTTTTAGTGCTATGT
Proteins encoded in this window:
- the LOC125865716 gene encoding putative disease resistance protein RGA4 isoform X4, which gives rise to MADPVIGATVQVVLEKLLSLTIEEVKSLRNCKKDLEILTKYVSLIQAFIHDAERRQVEDQVVEQWLKMLERVTENAENVFDEFRYESLKRQVKIRNNPMKKVSDFFSHTDFKRRMSRKINNINEELRAINKLANDLGLQSLMVPPRQILPIRETDSVVVASDVVGRDKDVAEIKEKILTMRDDIDLCTIPIVGMGGLGKTTVAKRVFNDEQIEKHFEKRVWLCLPEMSETKSFLELILESLTERKLEVQSRDIIVKKLRDELAGRKYLLVLDDLWRVDPTLWHEFLDTLKGINTTRGNCILVTTRMKLVASTVAVDLHLLGKLADDHCWSIFKQRAFVDGEVPEEMVIMENRIVEMCQGLPLAAGVLGGLIRNKEKHEWQAILDSNALVAHEDDLGENSIKKILKLSYVYLPSPHLKKCFAYFAMFPKDFEFEKDQLIQLWMAEGFLHPCQETIVMEDVGHKFFQILLQNSLLQDVKLDEHNVITHGKMHDLVHDLAGDILKSKLFDPKGDVGEISSQVRYFGSDSPIDQIDKINEPGRLCALFSRSNIPNDVLFSFQFLRVLNLSRSGIKELSASIGKLVYLRYLDLSYSGIKALPNSICKLYSMQTLRVSKCFLLKELPDEMANMISLRHVYYNSLCMDNKHFQMPFNMGKLTCLQTLQFFKVGSEKGRRIEEIGHLKNLRGELTIEGLQLVCNREVAQTAYLQEKPKIYKLKYVWSHDEPEGCETSDEYVLDGLQPHPNLKTLAVVEYMGTRFPSWFSEEFLPNLVRLKLSGCKRCKGIPSLGQLKFLQHLELVGFHKVEYIEPTFYGNDNGSSRNNTNIQVFPLLKELLLEDMPSLTEWKEVQLLPKGNVGRDRLGVRMFPVLKKLTIRNCPLLKSTPNQFEILRELSIEGVDSEIPLLNLCSNLTSLVMLIIRDVKQLTCLTDEILRNNFSLEHLLVLNCGEFRELPQSLYNLRSLKSLSIGDCTNFSSIPVSRGENHLTSLLKLRLYNCDGLTSLSSGLLEHCQSLESLNVNKCNNLVSLPLHVWGMPSLSYLNISKCPKLESVPAGSLHRLTELRTLHIGPFSELVDFEAFQLIFNGIQSLSSLCVLWVYGHAHWDSLPYQLLEFSSVTEIGITDFGIKAFPIETLELVSCKQLQHLLINDCPYLEALSDGLGNLVSLVELSLSNCKNLQHLPSRDAMRRLTKLRRLNIKGCPQLEESCTNRSGTNSQWSKISHIPQISVEFTTIQDLRD